One genomic region from Anatilimnocola floriformis encodes:
- the rny gene encoding ribonuclease Y, with protein sequence MVHPIWIGVAAVVAALLMWGAVKFLDRLRKVDAENQAKEILDRASRDAGNKVKEAELAIKERELVSKQETEKALNKSRDELRERERTIEKRQETLQQQGDDLRKQERIVETTQRRLAERLEDASRRNEELGKMVDAQRQTLHNLSGLSPGEATKRLLDTLENELQSELGSIVLRHERRVQEQVEQKSRDIILTAIQRYASAHTAESTTSTVDIPNDEMKGRIIGREGRNIRAFEKATGVDVIIDDTPGVVIVSGFDPVRREVARQSLAKLIADGRIHPSRIEEIAAETTKEIESFIQKKGEEAAEEVGAHGLHPRVLYMLGRLHFRTSYSQNVLRHSVEVAFLSGLLAEMVGLDGTLARRAGLLHDIGKAADHELEGGHPKIGADLLKRHNEKVEIVHAAFGHHDEIVTEYPYTMLVATADACSASRPGARRESLERYIKRMEELESIACGFPGVEQAFAIQAGRELRVLASSRDTDDTKAAKLCRDIAKAFEEQLTYPGEIKVTVVRESRFIEVAR encoded by the coding sequence GTGGTTCATCCGATCTGGATTGGCGTGGCGGCAGTGGTCGCGGCGCTGTTGATGTGGGGCGCTGTCAAGTTTCTCGATCGACTACGCAAAGTCGATGCCGAAAATCAGGCCAAGGAGATTCTCGATCGCGCCTCGCGCGATGCTGGCAACAAAGTCAAAGAAGCCGAGCTCGCGATTAAGGAGCGGGAGCTGGTCTCGAAGCAGGAGACCGAGAAGGCACTCAATAAGAGTCGCGATGAGCTCCGCGAGCGCGAGCGAACCATCGAGAAGCGGCAAGAGACCCTGCAGCAACAGGGCGACGACCTGCGAAAACAAGAGCGGATTGTCGAAACCACCCAACGTCGCCTGGCCGAACGGCTTGAGGATGCCAGCCGTCGCAACGAAGAGCTCGGCAAGATGGTCGATGCCCAGCGGCAGACGTTGCATAACCTTAGTGGTCTCTCGCCCGGCGAAGCCACCAAGCGGTTGCTCGATACGCTGGAAAATGAACTGCAGAGCGAACTCGGCAGCATCGTGCTGCGTCACGAACGGCGTGTTCAAGAGCAGGTTGAACAAAAATCGCGCGACATCATCCTCACGGCGATTCAGCGTTATGCTTCGGCCCACACCGCCGAGAGCACGACGAGCACGGTCGACATTCCCAACGACGAAATGAAGGGCCGCATCATCGGCCGCGAAGGTCGCAATATTCGCGCCTTCGAAAAAGCCACCGGCGTCGATGTGATCATCGACGATACTCCCGGCGTGGTGATCGTCAGCGGCTTTGACCCAGTTCGCCGCGAAGTGGCTCGGCAGTCGCTGGCCAAGCTCATTGCCGACGGCCGGATTCATCCGTCGCGGATCGAAGAGATCGCCGCCGAGACGACCAAGGAAATCGAGTCGTTCATTCAGAAGAAGGGCGAAGAAGCTGCCGAAGAAGTCGGCGCACATGGTTTGCATCCGCGCGTGCTCTACATGCTCGGCCGGTTGCACTTCCGAACCAGCTACAGCCAGAACGTGCTGCGGCACAGCGTCGAAGTGGCATTCCTCTCCGGCCTGCTCGCCGAAATGGTCGGCCTCGACGGCACACTGGCCCGTCGCGCGGGCCTGCTCCACGACATCGGCAAAGCCGCCGATCACGAGCTCGAAGGTGGCCATCCCAAGATCGGCGCCGACCTGCTCAAGCGTCACAACGAAAAGGTGGAAATCGTCCACGCCGCGTTCGGCCACCACGATGAAATCGTGACGGAGTATCCGTACACGATGCTCGTCGCGACTGCCGATGCCTGCAGCGCTTCGCGCCCTGGTGCTCGCCGCGAATCGCTCGAGCGGTACATCAAGCGGATGGAAGAACTCGAATCGATCGCCTGCGGCTTCCCTGGCGTCGAACAAGCTTTTGCCATTCAAGCGGGGCGCGAACTACGCGTGCTCGCCAGCTCGCGCGATACGGATGACACCAAGGCAGCGAAGCTGTGTCGCGACATTGCCAAGGCCTTTGAGGAACAGCTGACGTATCCGGGTGAGATCAAGGTCACCGTGGTGCGGGAGTCGCGGTTTATTGAGGTGGCGCGGTAA
- a CDS encoding TIGR00282 family metallophosphoesterase — MRILLIGDIVGKPGVRVVTTALAGLRQREQLDLVIANAENALDGSGLSPTIYKKLIAAGVDGITLGDHIYRRNEIASVLNSESNIVKPANYPAKAPGKNFAIIQAASGERVAIISLLGRIFMKPVDCPFTAADRVLSEIPAEVKIRLVDFHAEATSDKQLMGRYLDGRVSAVLGTHTHVTTADEQILPGGTAFQCDIGMTGPHDSILGRRIDRVLETTITFQPTQFDVATGDVQLHGTIVDVDSATGRATAIRRIVFNEDPVN, encoded by the coding sequence ATGCGAATCCTCCTCATCGGCGATATCGTTGGCAAACCGGGTGTGCGTGTCGTTACAACGGCCCTCGCCGGGTTACGGCAACGCGAGCAGCTTGATCTGGTCATCGCCAATGCCGAGAACGCGCTCGATGGGAGCGGCCTTAGTCCCACGATTTATAAGAAGTTGATCGCCGCCGGCGTCGATGGCATTACGCTCGGTGATCACATTTATCGCCGCAACGAAATCGCCAGCGTTCTCAATAGCGAGTCGAACATCGTCAAGCCGGCGAACTATCCCGCCAAAGCGCCGGGGAAAAATTTCGCCATCATCCAAGCCGCGAGTGGCGAACGGGTCGCGATCATCTCGCTGCTCGGGCGGATTTTCATGAAGCCCGTCGACTGCCCCTTCACGGCGGCTGATCGAGTGCTCTCCGAAATACCTGCCGAGGTAAAAATCCGCCTCGTCGACTTTCATGCCGAAGCGACCAGCGACAAACAACTGATGGGCCGCTATCTCGATGGCCGCGTTTCCGCGGTACTGGGCACGCACACGCACGTGACGACAGCCGATGAGCAGATCTTGCCCGGCGGCACGGCGTTTCAGTGTGACATCGGCATGACTGGCCCGCACGACAGCATTCTTGGCCGTAGAATCGACCGCGTGCTGGAGACTACAATCACTTTTCAACCGACGCAGTTCGATGTCGCGACCGGCGACGTGCAATTGCACGGCACGATCGTAGATGTCGATTCAGCCACCGGCCGAGCGACGGCGATTCGGCGGATTGTTTTCAACGAAGACCCTGTTAACTGA
- a CDS encoding aldose 1-epimerase family protein, with translation MPTRSWTLLHQADNTRTDEITISPQDLGVEGHWKIEKRTLHGGLSEGVDEIRVHNGQLSFSIIPTRGMGLWKAWLGDLEIGWKSPNRGPVHPQFVDMGEPSGLGWLDGFDELLVRCGLENNGAPEFDDKTNRLKYPLHGRIANRPAIHVSVSVDTDTQEISVRGIVEETRFHFLKLRMVTQYTTRFNDHGVTIHDEIENFSATQAEMQMLYHVNFGLPLLDGGSRVVLPAKTIVPRNERAASGIKTWDSYPAPQPGWEEMVYFMELHAADDGWTRALLKNAHSTQGVSLIFNKRQLPCFSLWKDTMADGDGYVTGLEPGTNFPNPRSYEGEQGRVVKIAGGKRAAFLVTLEVHPTAKDVADAEAAVAKITAGRQAQVWDKPQPGWCSP, from the coding sequence ATGCCAACCCGTTCTTGGACTCTCCTCCACCAAGCCGATAACACTCGCACCGACGAAATCACCATTTCGCCGCAAGATCTGGGCGTCGAAGGTCATTGGAAGATCGAAAAACGCACGCTGCACGGCGGCTTGAGCGAAGGGGTCGATGAGATCCGCGTCCACAACGGCCAGCTGTCGTTCTCGATCATTCCCACCCGCGGCATGGGCCTGTGGAAGGCTTGGCTGGGCGATCTCGAGATCGGTTGGAAGTCGCCGAACCGCGGGCCGGTCCATCCGCAGTTTGTCGACATGGGCGAACCGAGCGGACTCGGCTGGCTCGATGGTTTCGATGAGCTGCTCGTGCGCTGCGGTCTCGAAAACAACGGTGCGCCGGAGTTCGACGACAAGACAAACCGCCTGAAATATCCGCTGCATGGCCGCATCGCCAATCGGCCGGCCATTCACGTTTCGGTGAGCGTCGATACCGACACGCAAGAGATCAGCGTTCGTGGCATCGTCGAAGAGACGCGGTTTCACTTCCTCAAGCTGCGAATGGTCACGCAATACACTACGCGGTTCAACGATCATGGCGTGACGATTCACGACGAGATCGAAAACTTCTCCGCCACGCAGGCCGAGATGCAGATGCTGTATCACGTCAACTTTGGCTTGCCGCTGCTCGACGGCGGCTCGCGCGTGGTGTTGCCGGCGAAGACTATCGTGCCGCGAAACGAACGGGCCGCGAGTGGCATCAAGACTTGGGACAGCTACCCCGCGCCGCAGCCGGGCTGGGAAGAAATGGTCTACTTCATGGAGCTGCACGCCGCCGACGACGGCTGGACTCGTGCCCTGCTGAAGAACGCTCACAGCACTCAGGGTGTCAGCCTCATCTTCAATAAACGGCAGCTGCCGTGCTTCAGCCTGTGGAAGGACACGATGGCTGATGGCGATGGTTACGTCACGGGCCTCGAGCCGGGCACGAATTTTCCCAATCCGCGCAGCTACGAAGGCGAACAAGGACGTGTCGTGAAGATTGCCGGCGGCAAGCGGGCGGCGTTTCTCGTCACGCTCGAAGTCCATCCCACGGCAAAAGATGTCGCCGATGCGGAAGCTGCCGTGGCCAAGATCACGGCTGGTCGGCAGGCCCAAGTGTGGGACAAGCCGCAACCGGGCTGGTGCTCGCCTTAA
- a CDS encoding DUF1501 domain-containing protein: MFPLTRREVLQRSGLGIGALGLAGLLSDCGDLPAAEAAGPLAPKKPHFAGRAKRVIHFFCNGGPSHVDTFDPKPALEKYSGKPLPETLLTERKTGAAFPSPFKFQKYGESGLEISEIFAKTAQHADDIAVIRSMYAQVPNHEPSLMLMNCGDSVQPRPSVGSWVLYGLGTENQNLPGFVAMCPGGFPIKDAENWQSAFLPGAFQGTFIDSKHQQLAKLIENIAHPHATTATQRRQLDLLAQLNAEHRAQRLDARLDARIQTFELAFRMQTEAADAFDLDKETAETRGAYGDHVHGRQTLIARRLLERGVRYVQLWHGASQPWDNHDNIAGAHKKLAGEIDQPIAALMTDLKRLGMFDDTLIIWGGEFGRTPSVELNGDGKSKLGRDHNHYGFSVWLAGGGIKGGQAYGATDEFGFKAEENPTSAHDLHATILHLLGFDHEKLTYRYAGRDFRLTDVAGKVIRQIVA; this comes from the coding sequence ATGTTTCCGCTCACTCGCCGAGAAGTTCTGCAGCGTAGTGGTTTGGGCATCGGCGCCCTCGGCTTGGCCGGGCTATTGAGTGACTGCGGCGATCTGCCAGCCGCGGAAGCAGCCGGTCCTCTCGCTCCGAAGAAGCCGCACTTCGCCGGCCGAGCTAAACGAGTCATCCACTTCTTCTGCAACGGCGGGCCGTCGCACGTTGATACGTTCGATCCTAAGCCAGCTTTGGAGAAATATTCCGGCAAGCCGTTGCCGGAAACGCTGCTGACCGAGCGCAAAACCGGCGCTGCGTTCCCCTCGCCCTTCAAGTTTCAAAAATACGGCGAGAGCGGCCTCGAGATCAGCGAGATCTTTGCCAAGACCGCGCAACACGCCGACGACATCGCGGTCATTCGCTCGATGTACGCGCAAGTGCCAAACCACGAGCCTTCGCTGATGCTCATGAATTGCGGCGACTCGGTGCAGCCGCGGCCCAGTGTTGGTTCCTGGGTGCTGTACGGTCTCGGCACGGAGAATCAAAACCTGCCGGGCTTTGTCGCGATGTGCCCAGGCGGATTTCCGATCAAGGACGCCGAAAACTGGCAGAGCGCGTTCCTTCCCGGTGCTTTTCAAGGGACCTTCATCGACAGCAAGCATCAGCAGTTGGCCAAGCTGATCGAGAACATCGCTCATCCGCACGCGACAACGGCTACTCAGCGGCGGCAGCTCGATTTGCTCGCGCAACTGAACGCTGAACATCGGGCCCAGCGACTCGATGCTCGCCTCGACGCGCGGATTCAAACCTTCGAGCTCGCCTTCCGCATGCAGACCGAAGCCGCCGATGCGTTCGATCTGGACAAAGAGACGGCGGAGACGCGCGGCGCTTACGGCGATCACGTCCACGGCCGGCAAACGCTGATTGCCCGTCGACTGCTGGAGCGCGGCGTGCGTTATGTTCAGCTTTGGCACGGCGCGAGTCAGCCGTGGGACAATCACGACAACATCGCCGGGGCTCACAAAAAGCTCGCCGGTGAAATCGATCAGCCGATCGCGGCCTTGATGACCGATCTGAAACGTCTCGGCATGTTCGACGACACGCTCATCATCTGGGGCGGCGAGTTCGGCCGCACGCCGTCGGTCGAGCTCAATGGAGATGGCAAAAGCAAGCTCGGCCGCGATCACAATCATTACGGCTTCAGTGTGTGGCTGGCCGGCGGCGGCATCAAAGGGGGCCAGGCCTACGGCGCGACCGACGAGTTCGGTTTTAAAGCCGAAGAAAACCCCACTAGTGCCCACGACCTGCATGCCACGATCCTGCACCTGCTTGGTTTCGACCACGAAAAACTGACTTACCGCTACGCCGGCCGCGACTTCCGGCTGACGGACGTGGCGGGCAAGGTGATTCGGCAGATCGTGGCTTAG
- the rpmF gene encoding 50S ribosomal protein L32, with the protein MAVPKRRSSNSRTRKRRSHHAKKAKQLSFCPKCSNATLQHVVCEKCGYYMGRVIVESEET; encoded by the coding sequence ATGGCCGTTCCAAAGCGACGATCGTCGAATTCGCGGACCCGCAAGCGCCGGTCCCACCACGCCAAAAAGGCGAAGCAACTGTCGTTCTGCCCCAAATGCAGCAACGCCACGCTCCAGCACGTTGTGTGCGAGAAGTGTGGCTACTACATGGGCCGAGTGATTGTCGAATCCGAAGAGACCTAA
- the fabD gene encoding ACP S-malonyltransferase yields the protein MSKIALLFPGQGAQAVGMGRQLAESLPAARSLFDRAQAVLGYDLAEVCFNGPAEKLDSTVYSQPALFVCSLAALESLKATKPEVAAEAKATAGLSLGEYTALVFAEAITFEDGLKLVAERGSAMQAAADLVPSGMVSVLGLDLDKVQAVCDEARQPGEVLQIANHLCPGNIVISGHTSACERVPAIAEKAGAMKTIRLSVAGAFHTPLMAPAVQRLTSALAHVPIKPPRIPVISNVDALSHDDPHEIRHLLVQQVVSPVRWEDSMRVLLNMGVTPFWEIGPGRVLRGLLKRIDRKVAADGIEC from the coding sequence TTGAGTAAAATCGCCTTATTGTTTCCCGGGCAGGGTGCACAGGCCGTCGGCATGGGTCGACAATTGGCCGAGTCCTTGCCTGCTGCGCGGTCCCTCTTTGACCGCGCCCAAGCCGTCCTGGGCTACGATCTGGCCGAAGTCTGCTTCAACGGCCCCGCCGAAAAGCTCGACTCCACCGTCTACAGCCAGCCCGCGCTCTTCGTCTGCAGCCTCGCTGCCCTCGAATCGCTAAAAGCGACGAAGCCGGAAGTTGCCGCCGAAGCCAAAGCTACCGCTGGCTTGAGCTTGGGTGAATACACCGCGCTCGTCTTTGCCGAAGCGATCACGTTTGAGGACGGCTTGAAGCTGGTCGCCGAGCGCGGCAGCGCCATGCAAGCCGCCGCCGACCTCGTTCCCAGTGGCATGGTCAGCGTCCTCGGCCTTGACCTGGACAAGGTGCAAGCCGTTTGCGACGAAGCTCGCCAACCCGGCGAAGTGCTGCAAATCGCCAATCATTTGTGCCCCGGCAACATCGTGATCAGCGGACACACTTCGGCCTGTGAGCGAGTCCCCGCCATCGCCGAAAAGGCCGGCGCGATGAAGACCATTCGCTTGTCGGTCGCCGGCGCGTTTCACACGCCGCTGATGGCTCCTGCCGTGCAACGCCTGACCTCGGCGCTAGCTCATGTGCCGATCAAGCCGCCGCGGATTCCGGTCATCTCGAATGTCGATGCCCTGTCGCACGACGATCCGCACGAAATTCGCCACCTGCTGGTGCAGCAAGTCGTCTCGCCCGTTCGCTGGGAAGATTCGATGCGCGTTCTGCTCAACATGGGCGTGACTCCCTTCTGGGAAATCGGCCCTGGTCGCGTCCTCCGCGGATTGCTGAAGCGGATTGATCGCAAAGTCGCCGCCGATGGGATTGAGTGCTAA
- the fabG gene encoding 3-oxoacyl-[acyl-carrier-protein] reductase: MADANPYDSLKVNLTGQIAVVTGASQGLGKSIAIALGQSGAKVACIARSVDKLAATVADITAAGGTAEAFPCDVRESAAVDKLMNDINEKWGRIDILVNNAGVTRDTLLPVMTDEQWDEVIATNLRGPFLFARAAARLMMRQRYGRIINMSSVSGLMGNAGQTNYSASKAGLIGFTRSMSRELAKRKVTINAVCPGFIESEMTKVLGDSILDEVKKRIPAGRVGKPEDVSACVLFLASPAASYVTGAVLTVDGGMTG; the protein is encoded by the coding sequence ATGGCCGATGCCAATCCTTACGACAGCTTGAAAGTCAATCTCACCGGCCAAATCGCGGTGGTGACGGGCGCTTCGCAGGGGCTCGGCAAATCGATCGCCATCGCCCTCGGCCAGAGCGGTGCGAAGGTGGCATGCATCGCCCGCAGCGTTGACAAGCTCGCGGCCACGGTCGCCGACATAACCGCTGCCGGCGGCACGGCCGAAGCGTTTCCTTGCGACGTGCGCGAATCGGCTGCCGTCGATAAGTTGATGAACGACATCAACGAGAAGTGGGGCCGAATCGACATTCTCGTGAACAACGCCGGTGTGACCCGCGATACGCTGCTGCCGGTCATGACCGACGAACAGTGGGACGAAGTCATCGCGACCAACCTCCGCGGGCCGTTCCTCTTTGCTCGCGCTGCGGCTCGTTTGATGATGCGGCAGCGTTACGGCCGGATCATCAACATGTCGAGCGTCAGCGGCCTGATGGGGAACGCCGGCCAGACGAATTACAGCGCGTCGAAGGCCGGCCTGATCGGTTTCACCCGCAGCATGAGCCGCGAACTCGCCAAGCGCAAGGTCACCATCAACGCAGTTTGCCCTGGCTTTATCGAAAGCGAAATGACGAAGGTCCTCGGCGATTCGATTCTTGACGAAGTGAAGAAGCGAATCCCCGCCGGCCGCGTCGGCAAGCCCGAAGATGTCTCGGCCTGCGTCCTCTTCCTCGCCAGCCCGGCAGCCAGCTATGTGACTGGCGCCGTGCTAACCGTCGATGGCGGCATGACGGGCTAG
- a CDS encoding tetratricopeptide repeat protein — MDVTFAKWCWALFLLCGFAIGSAAQAADDAGVVAAQIVKEFKELRAAGKTDEADKKLRDAVETYEDRLHQQPNDAQAHFALAQLVVHLDQVATAEVHLEQAIQLEPNNAAMYAFKGKSHGVAKEFPAAIKALRRALELDPKNAEARILLAMCLANQNETAEALSQTREALKSLPKNHEATTLLAVMLLGASQHEEWERTVRELVAERPQDEKCRELLITGFLVQQKFDAAYRECLELQKLKPNDAGLEERLVVLATQAKEPALAATHIERLREYRRAGKFTAGVFLRDRFFQGPKQLAVEEKFELAPDAGTKFDFHVLNDKEQVDYTLSLMYSEGFNAYLIREGKIKENEKAFVLAKLKNGQPEIFATFTTLPTYEEVRSMVVEVLEGTRPGVITANQKRQAPNR; from the coding sequence ATGGATGTCACGTTTGCGAAATGGTGCTGGGCACTTTTCCTGCTGTGCGGATTCGCCATCGGTTCAGCCGCACAAGCTGCGGATGATGCTGGCGTTGTAGCAGCGCAAATCGTCAAGGAATTCAAGGAACTGCGCGCAGCCGGCAAGACGGACGAAGCCGACAAAAAACTTCGCGATGCGGTGGAGACATACGAAGATCGGCTGCACCAACAGCCCAACGACGCCCAAGCTCACTTTGCGCTCGCACAACTAGTGGTGCATCTCGACCAAGTCGCGACCGCCGAAGTTCATTTGGAACAAGCCATTCAACTGGAACCAAACAATGCGGCCATGTACGCGTTCAAGGGAAAGTCGCATGGAGTCGCCAAGGAGTTTCCCGCGGCCATAAAAGCGCTCCGCCGCGCGCTGGAACTGGATCCTAAGAACGCCGAAGCCAGGATCTTGCTGGCCATGTGCTTAGCGAATCAGAACGAGACTGCCGAAGCGCTGTCGCAAACCCGCGAGGCACTTAAGTCGCTGCCGAAGAATCACGAAGCAACTACTTTGCTGGCAGTCATGCTCCTCGGCGCTAGCCAGCACGAGGAATGGGAACGCACGGTCCGTGAACTGGTGGCCGAGCGGCCGCAAGACGAGAAGTGCCGAGAGCTCTTGATAACTGGATTCCTCGTCCAGCAAAAGTTTGACGCGGCCTATCGCGAGTGTCTGGAGTTGCAGAAGCTCAAGCCGAACGATGCAGGGTTAGAAGAGCGGTTGGTCGTTCTAGCCACGCAGGCCAAGGAGCCTGCTTTGGCGGCCACGCATATCGAACGGCTACGTGAATATCGCAGGGCAGGCAAATTCACGGCGGGTGTCTTTCTCCGCGATCGATTTTTCCAGGGACCAAAGCAGCTTGCCGTCGAAGAAAAGTTTGAACTTGCGCCCGACGCGGGGACCAAGTTTGACTTTCACGTGCTCAACGACAAGGAGCAGGTCGACTACACGCTCTCCTTGATGTACTCGGAGGGCTTCAACGCATACTTGATCCGCGAGGGAAAGATCAAGGAAAACGAAAAGGCGTTCGTACTGGCAAAGTTGAAAAACGGCCAACCCGAAATCTTTGCCACGTTTACAACCCTGCCGACTTACGAAGAAGTTCGGAGCATGGTCGTCGAGGTCCTAGAGGGAACTCGACCGGGCGTAATTACGGCCAATCAAAAACGGCAGGCGCCAAATCGCTAA